From a single Raphanus sativus cultivar WK10039 chromosome 3, ASM80110v3, whole genome shotgun sequence genomic region:
- the LOC130509548 gene encoding uncharacterized protein LOC130509548, whose product MLDAANQPIYTGCREGLSKLSLAARMMNIKTDHNLPENCMDAWAELFKEYLPEDNVSAESYYEIQKLVYSLGLPSEMIDVCIDNCMIYWKDDEKLEECRFCKKPRFKPQGRGRNRVPYQRMWYLPIKDRLKRLYQSERTAAWMRWHAEHVQKDGEVAHPSDARAWKHFNKVYPDFAENIRNVYLGLCTDGFSPFGMSGRQYSLWPVILTPYNLPPDMCMEQEFLFLTILIPGPKHPKRSLDVFLQPLIQELKELWSEGVRTYDCSTKTNFTMRAVLLWTISDFPAYGMLSGWTTHGRLSCPYCHGSTDAFQLKNGRKSCWFDCHRRFLPVAHPYRRNKTLFRKNKVVRDSPPPYLTGQQIEEDIDYYGAQKTVKQGGNWHVPGNMPDGYGVSHNWHKKSIFWELPYWKDLLLRHNLDVMHIEKNFFDNIMNTILNVPGKTKDNKKSRMDLPDICSRSELHIKSNGNVPVPIFRLSSEAKSTLFDWVASEVKFPDGYVSNLSRCVERGQKFSGMKSHDCHVFMQRLLPFAFAELLPTNVHEALAAIGAFFRDLSTRTFKEEVIEQLHENIPIIVCNLEKIFPPSFFDVMEHLVVHLPYEALLRGPVHNGWMYPYERSMKHLKGKARNLAKVEGSIVAGSLTAETSNFTSYYFASTVRTRKRVPRRYDDGGVPQSYAVDGVPDIFCQIGRFGGKLREVWWSSDEDKHSAHTYILLNCEDAVMRSFESLFVSQVEEAIPGISGTEVDARKDKHFVKWLKGQVDYDDPYYPVWFHDLIQGPVAKVTTSSMYFTRGFTFHTYEYGRRRATSNYGICVKGETDFYGILQEIIEVEFPGLLKLKCVLFKCEWFDPVENRGVRFNKFGVVDIHSGRRYNKFEPFILASQAEQVSFLPYPRLRSSGINWLTAIKITPRGRIVAGEEPPLQEEDAINEVEVPDQQTDEILLIDPDNRQYEDLPEDVTDEAREDEFDRSDDDHCSDVDENSNDSS is encoded by the exons atgttagatgctgcaaatcaaccaatctacactggttgtagagaaggtctctctaaattgtctctagcagctaggatgatgaacaTTAAAACGGATCATAATTTACCTGAGAATTGCATGGATGCTTGGGCGGagttgttcaaagagtatttgccagaagacaacgtgtcagctgaatcttattatgagattcagaaattggtttatagtcttgggttgccttcggagatgatagatgtttgcatcgacaactgcatgatctactggaaggatgatgagaagttagaagagtgtcgattctgcaagaaaccacgattcaagccgcaaggacgtgggaggaatagggtaccgtaccaaaggatgtggtacctacccaTTAAAGACAGGTTAAAAAGATTATACCAATCGGAGAGGACTGCTGCATGGATGAGGTGGCATGCTGAACATGTCCAGAAGGATGGCGAGGTCGCTCACCCATCAGATGCAAGggcgtggaaacatttcaacAAGGTATACCCAGATTTCGCTGAAAATATTCGGAATGTCTATCTTGGGTTATGCaccgatggatttagtccatttggtATGTCTGGGAGACAGTATTCTTTGTGGCCAGTTATTCTTACGCCGTACAACCTGCCGCCGGATATGTGCATGGAACAAGAAtttctattcttgaccatattaatcccTGGGCCGAAGCATCCAAAACGGTCGTTGGATGTATTTCTTCAACCACTGATACAGGAGCTAAAGGAGTTGTGGTCAGAAGGGGTAAGAACTTATGATTGTTCCACGAAAACcaattttacgatgcgagcaGTTCTGCTGTGGacgataagtgactttcctgcttatggaATGTTGTCTGGCTGGACAACTCATGGAAggttatcttgtccatattgtcatGGATCTACGGATgcttttcaactgaagaatggtagaaagagttgttggtttgattgtcatcgtcgatttcttccTGTTGCCCATCCTTACAGAAGAaataagacattgtttaggaaaaacaaagttgtcAGAGACAGTCCTCCTCCATATCTCACAGGCCAGCAGATCGAGGAGGACATTGATTATTACGGAGCTCAGAAAACTGTGAAGCAAGGAGGAAACTGGCATGTTCCTGGTAATATGCCTGATGGGTATGGGGTTTCTCAcaattggcataagaaaagtatattttgggagctaCCTTACTGGAAAGATCTTCTTTTACGCCACAACTtggatgtgatgcatatagagaagaacttttttgacaacatcatgaatacaatactgAACGTCccagggaagacaaaagataacaaaaagtcAAGGATGGACTTACccgatatttgctcaagaagtgaGTTACATATCAAGAGCAATGGAAATGTTCCTGTTCCCATCTTTCGATTGTCATCAGAAGCGAAGTCAACTTTGTTTGACTGGGTTGCATCAGAAGTGAAGTTTCCTGATGGTTACGTTTCAAATCTGTCAAGATGTGTTGAACGAGGTCAAAAGTTCTCAggaatgaagagtcatgattgtcatgtgtttatgcaacgactacttccatTCGCTTTTGCTGAGCTCCTTCCAACAaatgtacatgaagcacttgcag CGATCGGAGCTTTCTTCAGAGACCTTAGCACACGTACGTTCAAGGAAGAAGTCATCGAACAACTTCATGAGAACATCCCGATCATAGTGTGCAACctagagaagatatttcctccatcattttttgacgtcatggaacatCTAGTTGTCCACCTCCCGTACGAAGCATTACTTCGCGGACCTGTTCACaatggatggatgtatccaTATGAGCGCTCTATGAAACATTTGAAGGGGAAAGCAAGAAATCTTGCAAAGGTGGAAGGTTCGATTGTGGCTGGAAGTTTGACAGCAGAAACATCTAACTTCACATCATACTACTTTGCTTCAACGGTTCGTACGAGGAAAAGAGTTCctagaagatatgatgatggtggagtaCCGCAATCTTATGCAGTAGACGGTGTTCCTGACATTTTCTGCCAAATTGGACGGTTTGGTGGTAAACTGAGAGAAGTATGGTGGTCCAGTGATGAGGATAAGCATAGTGCCCACACTTATATTCTGCTCAACTGCGAGGATGCTGTGATGCGTTCTTTTGAAAG CTTGTTTGTATCTCAAGTTGAAGAAGCAATACCAGGAATATCCGGAACCGAGGTGGATGCAAGGAAAGATAAGCACTTTGTCAAGTGGTTAAAAGGACag GTTGATTATGACGATCCATATTATCCTGTATGGTTTCATGATTTGATCCAAGGTCCAGTagcaaaggtcaccacatcatCTATGTACTTCACACGAGGTTTCACTTTTCATACATATGAGTATGGGAGACGTCGGGCAACAAGCAACTACGGGatatgtgtgaaaggtgaaacagacttttacgggatcttgcaagagattattgaagtggaatttccagggtTGTTGAAGCTAAAATGTGTCCTCTTCAAATGCGAGTGGTTCGACCCGGTGGAGAACCgtggtgttcggtttaacaaatttggtGTTGTGGATATCCATTCTGGGAGAAGAtataacaaattcgagcctttcatcttagcttcccAAGCCGAACAAGTTAGCTTCCTTCCATACCCTCGCCTTCGAAGTTCTGGGATAAATTGGTTAACTGCTATCAAAATAACACCTCGTGGACGGATTGttgctggagaagaaccacctttgcaagaagaagatgcaatcaatgaagttgaggtacctgatcaacaaactgatgaaattcttttgatcgacccggataaccgtcaatatgaagatcttcccgaaGATGTGACGGATGAAGCACGTGAAGATGAGTTCGATAGAAGCGATGATGATCATTGTAGTGATGTTGATGAGAACTCAAATGATTCTTcatga
- the LOC108847861 gene encoding pentatricopeptide repeat-containing protein At3g29230-like: MSLGLARSRGRGNSISLDKLIECRKNLSKPSPRLWPDDPRPQTTHLDETGQPVVEIHHPLLKKLESLRSPNDFDQVYAQIVVSGLLQHSLVSGRVIKKLCTCFNSASRAASVFDSIYEPDAFMGNTVLRCLINSRQPLDALRFYYEKMVARCVLQNHYTFPLVAKVCGEIGFVKDGEKIHALVSKQGFDLDLFVRNSLIHMYSVFGRIRDARKVFDGGSMFDLVSWNLMIDGYVKNGRVDIARKVFDEMPERDCFTWNSMLCGYARVKDMEEARCLFEAMPAPDAVSWNCMIDGYAAGGDVVMARVFFDRMPRRNVVCWNTILALYARNKNYSECLRLYEEMVDKEDGFKPNKASWQLVVS, encoded by the coding sequence ATGAGCCTAGGATTAGCCAGATCAAGAGGAAGAGGAAACTCGATATCTCTTGATAAACTCATCGAATGCAGGAAAAATCTTTCAAAGCCATCACCAAGACTCTGGCCTGACGATCCTCGACCTCAAACAACGCACCTCGACGAAACAGGACAACCCGTTGTGGAAATCCATCATCCGTTGCTCAAAAAGCTCGAATCTTTAAGATCCCCGAACGATTTTGATCAAGTCTATGCCCAGATTGTAGTCTCTGGGCTCCTTCAACACTCTCTTGTCTCAGGACGAGTGATCAAAAAGCTCTGCACGTGTTTTAACTCGGCTTCACGAGCTGCTTCGGTCTTCGATTCCATCTATGAACCTGACGCGTTTATGGGTAACACTGTTCTGAGGTGTTTAATTAATTCGAGACAACCTTTGGATGCGTTGAGGTTTTACTACGAGAAAATGGTGGCGAGATGCGTTTTGCAGAACCATTACACGTTTCCGTTAGTGGCGAAGGTGTGTGGGGAGATTGGGTTTGTAAAAGATGGGGAAAAGATTCATGCTTTGGTTTCGAAACAAGGGTTTGATTTGGATCTGTTTGTGAGGAACTCGTTGATTCATATGTACTCTGTTTTTGGACGGATACGAGATGCACGCAAGGTGTTCGATGGTGGGTCTATGTTTGATTTGGTTAGTTGGAATTTGATGATCGATGGGTATGTGAAGAACGGTCGAGTAGATATTGCAcgcaaggtgttcgatgaaatgcctgaaAGAGATTGTTTCACGTGGAACTCTATGCTTTGCGGTTACGCGAGAGTTAAAGATATGGAGGAAGCTCGTTGTTTGTTTGAGGCTATGCCTGCTCCTGATGCTGTTTCTTGGAACTGTATGATTGATGGTTATGCTGCGGGGGGAGATGTTGTAATGGCGCGTGTGTTTTTCGATAGAATGCCCAGAAGAAATGTTGTTTGTTGGAATACAATTTTGGCTCTTTATGCGAGGAACAAGAACTATTCAGAATGTCTTAGACTTTACGAGGAGATGGTGGATAAAGAAGATGGCTTTAAGCCAAACAAAGCGTCTTGGCAGCTTGTGGTAAGTTAG
- the LOC130509961 gene encoding pentatricopeptide repeat-containing protein At2g33760-like, giving the protein MYAKCGLMDMAREVFDGMRERSIVSWNSMIMGYGMNGDGEKAVEMVLDLEKHGDVEPNGATLVCVLSACVNAEMVLEGWWVYDRLTRIYNVEPKLEHHGCLVNLLALAGLTRDSEELKGKETRSVIWTISQPDIGEILAKRLMRLQPSEVGPYVLLSYVHAIDGKWEEVEKVRGMMDDAKLCRIRKGNSNSSCITKIVYSMLCEIGFELKISTQTIAI; this is encoded by the coding sequence ATGTATGCTAAATGTGGTCTTATGGATATGGCTAGAGAGGTCTTTGATGGGATGAGAGAGAGAAGCATTGTGTCGTGGAACTCTATGATCATGGGATATGGCATGAATGGGGATGGAGAGAAAGCTGTAGAGATGGTTCTAGATTTGGAAAAGCATGGAGACGTTGAACCCAATGGTGCTACTTTAGTTTGCGTGTTGTCTGCTTGTGTAAATGCAGAGATGGTTTTAGAAGGCTGGTGGGTCTATGATAGGTTAACCCGAATCTATAACGTTGAACCTAAATTGGAGCACCATGGCTGCTTGGTTAATCTCCTTGCTCTAGCAGGTTTGACCAGAGACTCAGAAGAGCTTAAAGGGAAGGAGACTCGGTCTGTTATTTGGACAATCTCGCAGCCTGACATTGGAGAAATCTTGGCGAAGCGGCTCATGAGATTACAACCAAGTGAAGTGGGACCATATGTGTTACTATCATATGTACATGCTATTGATGGAAAGTGGGAGGAAGTGGAGAAAGTGAGAGGGATGATGGATGATGCAAAGCTATGTAGAATAAGGAAAGGAAATAGTAACTCAAGTTGCATTACAAAGATTGTGTACTCAATGTTGTGTGAGATAGGCTTCGAACTGAAGATTTCGACGCAGACAATTGCAATTTAA
- the LOC130510161 gene encoding inactive protein RESTRICTED TEV MOVEMENT 2-like, producing the protein MERKSDNATANRIYDEFDPIFNWKTEQGFETLTIYLPGFRKEQLKVQVTTTRKVRVMGERPAGANKWIRFRKEFPIQANIDVDSIGAKFEGANLVVKLPRLPMGRGGQTSPIGTTAKPPPVPKETSTKEKEAGVEKHAEKAQLPKPPREEETKRAEKEKALKATEKENVCDGVKQDYRSKVNAYKENLGGYVALMKNNQRAITLGMVAPAAAVLLLSLGFYAGQMFTS; encoded by the exons ATGGAGAGAAAATCTGATAATGCTACTGCTAATCGTATCTACGATGAATTTGATCCAATCTTTAATTGGAAAACTGAACAAGGGTTTGAAACTCTCACCATTTACCTTCCAG GGTTTAGGAAAGAGCAACTTAAAGTGCAAGTAACCACAACGAGGAAGGTAAGAGTGATGGGAGAACGTCCTGCAGGAGCCAACAAATGGATCCGTTTCCGCAAGGAGTTCCCTATTCAAGCAAACATTGATGTTGACTCCATTGGTGCTAAATTTGAAGGCGCAAATCTTGTTGTGAAGCTCCCTAGACTACCAATGGGCAGGGGCGGACAAACTTCCCCGATTGGAACAACCGCAAAACCTCCTCCGGTTCCTAAGGAAACCTcaacaaaagagaaagaagcGGGAGTAGAGAAACATGCAGAGAAGGCTCAACTGCCAAAGCCACCAAGAGAGGAAGAGACCAAGCGGGCTGAGAAAGAGAAAGCTCTTAAAGCAACAGAGAAGGAAAACGTTTGTGATGGAGTTAAGCAAGACTATAGAAGTAAAGTGAATGCATACAAGGAAAATCTTGGAGGATACGTGGCCTTGATGAAGAATAACCAGAGAGCAATCACACTTGGTATGGTTGCTCCCGCGGCCGCGGTTCTGTTGCTGTCGCTTGGATTCTATGCTGGTCAAATGTTTACTTCTTAA